Genomic segment of Streptomyces sp. NBC_01210:
AGGCGGTCGTCCACCGCCGCCACCCCGACGCCCGCGTCCAGGACCGTAACCCAGTGATCCCGCGTATGATCGAGTGCACCCCCGTTGTGCGACCGTCGGCCACCGGAGACCGTAGACCGGCGATCCGCCTTTGGTACAGGGCCCATTACGCCAAAGTGCGCTCTGCGGACAGTGCCCCTTCCCGATGCGGCGGGGCTCGGGCACCATGGCCGGACGTGCCGCGGCCGAACATCCGGACGACCGGTGCGTCCACAGTGCAGGAACCTTCCTTCCGCCCCGGAGGCGCCGCGTGGCGAGCAAAGATCACGCCAGGCTCGACGAGCTGCAACGCGATCCCTACCCGCTCTACGCGCACGCGCGCCGGGCCGAGGGCCTGACTTTCGTTCCCGAGCTGGATGCCTGGCTCGTCGCGCGGGACACGGACGTACGGGAAGTGCTGCGGCGGCCCGAGGAGTTCTCGTCGGTGCGCGCGCTGCTCCCCGACGTCATGCCCTCGCCGGCCGCGCTGGAGGTGCTGGCCAAGGGCTACGGAAAGCGCCCCACCGTCGTCTCCACCGACGGCCCGGCCCATCAGCGCCACCGGGCCCCGCTCAACAGCGGCCTGTCCGCCGGCCGGGTCGCCGCGCTGGTGCCGTACGCCGCCGAGCGCGCCGAGGCGCTGGTCGACGGCTTCGCGCCGGACGGCGGGGTCGAGCTGATGGAGGCGTACGCGCGACAGCTGCCCGGTCAGGTGATCGGGCGGCTGCTCGGGCTCGACCCGGCGGATGTGCCGGCCGCGGTGCACGGCGGCTACCGCGCCGAAGAGCTGCTGTTCCGACCGCTGGACCCGGACGAGCAGGTCCGGGCCGCCGAGGATGTTGTCGCGCTGCAGAAGCTTCTCGACACCTATATACGGGACCGGCGGAAGAGCCCGCGCGACGACCTCTGCTCGGCGATGGTCGCCGCGCTCGCGCCCGGCAGCGGCGATCTCACCCTCGACCAGCGCCACGAGCTGGTGTCGAACCTCCAGAACTTCCTGATCGCCGGGCATCTCACGACCACCGCGCTCATCGGTACGACGCTGCTCCATCTGCTGAGCGACCGACGGCAGTGGGAACTGATCTGCGCCGACCCGGCGTTGATACCGGCAGCCGTGGAGGAGGCCGCGCGGTACGACACCGCGGTCCAGGGTTTCAGACGGACCACCACCCGGGCCGTGACGATTGCGGGCACCGAACTCCCTGCCGGGGCAACGGTGTTCGTGGCATACGGATCGGCCAATCGCGACGAGGACCGTTACGAGCGGCCCGAGGTCTTCGACATCACGCGGCCGGTCTCCCGGCAGCATGTGGCCTTCGGCCACGGTACCCACGGCTGCCCCGGCTCCCAGCTCGCCCGTGAGCAGCTCCGGCTGACCATCGGGCTGTTCGCCCGCAGGGTGCCCGGTCTGCGGATCGACGAGGACCGGCTGCCGATCGTGATGCGGCCCACCCTGATCCATCGCTCGCCCGAAGCGCTCCATCTGACCTGGTGACCTGATCCGTTTCGGACAGAGTGTGCCCGCCCCCTGGGCGAAGGTGGCGACGTGTGACATGGCACTACGCCTCGGGTCATGATCGCGCGTACCGCGTCCTCGTCCCAGGCCGGGCGAGCGCGTACGCGATCCACGGGCGAAGTAGCCTCGGTCCCATGCCCGGCACGCACATCCTGATCCTCGGCGGCACGGCCGAAGCCCGACAGCTCGCCGCCGAGCTGACCGGGCGCGGCGGCCTCCGTGTCACCACCTCGCTCGCCGGCCGGGTGGCGCAGCCCCGGAT
This window contains:
- a CDS encoding cytochrome P450, producing MASKDHARLDELQRDPYPLYAHARRAEGLTFVPELDAWLVARDTDVREVLRRPEEFSSVRALLPDVMPSPAALEVLAKGYGKRPTVVSTDGPAHQRHRAPLNSGLSAGRVAALVPYAAERAEALVDGFAPDGGVELMEAYARQLPGQVIGRLLGLDPADVPAAVHGGYRAEELLFRPLDPDEQVRAAEDVVALQKLLDTYIRDRRKSPRDDLCSAMVAALAPGSGDLTLDQRHELVSNLQNFLIAGHLTTTALIGTTLLHLLSDRRQWELICADPALIPAAVEEAARYDTAVQGFRRTTTRAVTIAGTELPAGATVFVAYGSANRDEDRYERPEVFDITRPVSRQHVAFGHGTHGCPGSQLAREQLRLTIGLFARRVPGLRIDEDRLPIVMRPTLIHRSPEALHLTW